In a single window of the Candidatus Zymogenaceae bacterium genome:
- a CDS encoding regulatory protein RecX, which translates to MASALRSLGMRAHSTAELKRKLLSKRMDPAVVSDVIGYLIDLGYLNDHDFTRQFVEYGFRRKLWGAFKVRASLMERGVSKEIVDEHLCGGVVDAWERQGAREFARKRVRNQPRRDEIFLKKLTTQLTGRGFAWDIVSEVIAEIKSGDIDEGSDNEGGGEKG; encoded by the coding sequence ATGGCCTCCGCGTTACGAAGCCTCGGGATGCGTGCTCACAGCACAGCCGAGTTGAAGAGAAAACTGTTATCCAAGCGGATGGATCCCGCCGTCGTATCAGATGTCATCGGGTATCTGATTGATCTCGGATACTTGAATGATCACGATTTTACCCGCCAGTTTGTCGAATACGGTTTCAGGCGAAAACTCTGGGGCGCTTTCAAGGTGCGGGCATCCCTGATGGAGCGGGGGGTGTCGAAGGAAATCGTGGATGAGCATCTTTGTGGGGGAGTTGTCGACGCATGGGAGCGGCAGGGGGCGAGGGAATTCGCGAGAAAGCGTGTCAGAAATCAACCGCGCCGTGATGAAATATTCCTCAAAAAGCTTACCACACAGCTGACCGGCCGGGGATTCGCCTGGGATATCGTATCGGAGGTGATCGCGGAGATCAAAAGCGGGGATATCGATGAGGGGTCGGACAATGAAGGGGGAGGGGAAAAGGGGTGA
- the alaS gene encoding alanine--tRNA ligase — protein MKGSEIRERFLSYFEKQAHRRIRSSSLVPESDPTLLFTNAGMVQFKNVFTGDEKREYVRATTSQKCLRVSGKHNDLENVGVTARHHTFFEMLGNFSFGDYFKEDAIKFGWEFLTVDMKLPTDKLWVTVFRDDDEAYEIWRDIIHVPEERIVRMGEKDNFWAMGDTGPCGPCSEIIIDQGEEMSCGPDCGLETCDCDRYLELWNLVFMQFNRDESGVMTPLPKPSIDTGMGLERIAAVVQGVKSNYDTDLFTPIIRTIEEISKVSIGDDPNSDTSIRAISDHCRAAAFLIADGVLPTNEGRGYVLRRIMRRAARHGRFLGIEEPFMFRVADVVVDEMHPSYPELLDNRSFIAQVVKAEEEKFGETLDVGLKLLTDEIEALKKKKERVLSGQVAFKLYDTFGFPLDLTQDIIKAEEIEVDEAGFEAAMRAQKEQSKAAWKGSGDDQVSEAYLKLAARVGPTTFTGYGSTESKSVITALLVDGAEVKKIEEGDTAEIVVKETPFYAEMGGQVGDVGVIESDSFQFVVDDTKRPAGDMIVHTGSMKKGSVAVGENVTLRVTSEQRARTEANHSATHLLHAALREVLGDHVKQAGSLVSPDRLRFDYNHFGQVTDRELLAVEDIVNRRIRENHTVTAAEESYDKAVAEGATALFGEKYGDDVRVVKIPGVSMELCGGTHADSTGEIGMFKIISEGSIASGVRRIEAVTGAGALEHVRMQEKILSAVTDILKTTPKEAPERVEKLLGHVKALTREVEKLKSGGGRLTVQDVIGDAREKNGVTVVARVLDDMDPKSLREFSDRVKDRMEKSIIALGSVADGKAIILVSITEDITGTYKANEIIKEMAAEVGGKGGGRPDMAQAGGPRGENIEQAINKVFDSIG, from the coding sequence ATGAAAGGCAGTGAGATTAGAGAACGCTTTCTCTCCTATTTTGAAAAACAGGCGCACCGCCGGATTCGCTCGTCGTCATTGGTTCCGGAATCCGATCCGACATTGCTGTTTACCAACGCCGGGATGGTGCAGTTTAAAAATGTCTTCACCGGCGATGAAAAGCGGGAGTATGTTCGGGCCACCACCTCCCAGAAATGTCTCCGGGTCAGCGGCAAGCACAACGACCTGGAAAACGTGGGCGTGACCGCCCGACACCACACCTTCTTCGAAATGCTGGGCAATTTCTCCTTCGGTGATTACTTCAAGGAGGACGCCATCAAGTTCGGGTGGGAGTTTTTGACCGTGGATATGAAGCTTCCCACGGACAAGCTCTGGGTCACCGTGTTTCGTGATGATGACGAGGCATACGAAATCTGGCGGGATATCATACACGTCCCTGAAGAGCGCATCGTTCGGATGGGCGAAAAGGACAATTTCTGGGCGATGGGCGATACCGGCCCCTGCGGCCCCTGTTCCGAGATCATCATCGACCAGGGCGAGGAGATGTCCTGCGGGCCGGACTGCGGCCTGGAGACGTGCGATTGCGACCGATATCTTGAGCTGTGGAACCTGGTGTTCATGCAGTTTAACCGGGATGAATCGGGGGTGATGACGCCGCTCCCCAAGCCGAGCATCGACACTGGGATGGGCCTTGAGCGCATCGCCGCGGTCGTCCAGGGTGTCAAGAGCAACTACGATACGGACCTGTTTACGCCGATCATTCGGACCATCGAGGAGATATCGAAGGTTTCCATCGGCGACGATCCGAACAGCGATACATCGATTCGGGCCATCAGCGACCACTGCCGGGCCGCGGCGTTTCTCATCGCCGACGGCGTGCTGCCCACGAACGAGGGGCGGGGCTACGTGCTTCGCCGGATCATGCGGCGGGCGGCCAGGCACGGGCGGTTTTTGGGCATCGAAGAGCCGTTCATGTTCCGGGTGGCGGACGTGGTGGTGGATGAAATGCACCCGAGCTATCCGGAGCTTCTTGACAATCGATCATTCATCGCCCAGGTCGTCAAGGCGGAGGAGGAAAAATTCGGTGAGACGTTAGACGTTGGGTTGAAGCTCCTCACCGATGAAATAGAGGCCCTCAAAAAGAAAAAAGAGCGGGTGCTGTCGGGACAGGTGGCATTCAAGCTGTACGATACGTTCGGATTTCCCCTGGATCTGACCCAGGATATCATCAAGGCGGAAGAGATCGAGGTGGACGAGGCGGGGTTCGAGGCGGCCATGCGGGCCCAAAAGGAACAGTCCAAGGCGGCGTGGAAGGGCTCGGGAGACGATCAGGTGTCCGAGGCGTATCTCAAGCTTGCGGCGCGCGTGGGTCCCACAACCTTTACCGGCTACGGGTCGACGGAATCAAAATCTGTCATCACCGCCCTCCTGGTGGACGGTGCGGAGGTAAAGAAAATCGAAGAAGGGGACACGGCCGAGATCGTCGTGAAAGAGACCCCCTTTTACGCCGAAATGGGCGGGCAGGTGGGGGATGTGGGCGTCATCGAGTCGGATTCGTTTCAGTTTGTGGTGGACGATACGAAGAGACCCGCCGGCGATATGATTGTTCACACAGGCTCAATGAAAAAGGGAAGCGTCGCCGTGGGGGAGAACGTCACCCTCAGGGTCACATCTGAGCAACGCGCCAGAACCGAGGCGAACCACAGCGCGACGCACCTGCTGCACGCGGCCCTCAGGGAGGTGCTGGGTGATCATGTCAAGCAGGCGGGTTCGCTGGTATCTCCGGATCGGCTCCGGTTTGATTACAACCACTTCGGCCAGGTGACCGACCGGGAACTTCTCGCCGTGGAGGATATCGTCAATCGCCGCATCCGTGAAAATCACACCGTGACCGCCGCCGAAGAGTCCTACGACAAGGCGGTGGCCGAGGGGGCGACAGCCCTCTTCGGCGAGAAATACGGCGACGACGTTCGGGTGGTGAAGATCCCCGGCGTGTCGATGGAGCTGTGCGGCGGCACCCATGCCGACAGCACCGGTGAAATCGGCATGTTCAAAATCATCAGCGAGGGGTCCATCGCCTCGGGCGTGCGCCGCATCGAGGCGGTGACCGGGGCGGGCGCCCTGGAGCATGTCCGAATGCAGGAGAAGATACTCTCAGCCGTGACCGATATCCTCAAGACCACACCAAAGGAGGCGCCGGAGCGGGTGGAAAAGCTCCTGGGACATGTGAAGGCGCTCACCCGGGAGGTGGAAAAGCTCAAAAGCGGCGGGGGGAGACTGACCGTCCAGGACGTCATCGGGGACGCTCGGGAGAAAAACGGCGTGACCGTGGTAGCACGGGTGCTGGACGACATGGATCCGAAAAGCCTCCGAGAGTTTTCCGATCGCGTCAAGGACCGGATGGAAAAATCGATCATCGCCCTGGGCTCGGTGGCGGACGGTAAGGCGATCATTCTGGTGTCGATCACCGAGGATATCACAGGCACCTACAAGGCCAACGAGATCATCAAGGAGATGGCGGCAGAGGTCGGCGGCAAGGGCGGCGGTCGACCGGACATGGCCCAGGCCGGGGGTCCCAGGGGCGAGAACATCGAGCAGGCGATCAACAAGGTGTTCGACAGTATCGGGTAG
- a CDS encoding type IV pilus twitching motility protein PilT — protein sequence MDINEILKIAVKQGASDIHLKVGLPPVFRIDGSLFPLKNTNRSTPDDIIRVAESIMNKTQMERLRNLSDIDLAYGVPGLGRFRVNVFQQRGTLGVVLRSIPVKINTIMENLLPRVLEKISLEPRGLILVTGTTGSGKSTTLASMIDHVNTNRTCHIITIEDPIEFLHRDKKSIINQREIGLDTLDFASSLKSALRQDPDVILVGEMRDFETIETALTAAETGHLVLSTLHTVDATETITRIISVFPPYQQQQIRIQLAGILKGVVSQRLVPRADGKGRVPAVEVMVSTSLIRECISEKEKTKEIHDAISRGFTVHGMQTFDQSLMFLYRKGLITYEEALRQSTNPDDFALRVKGISSTSDSTWDQFDQEDIPESDDGVEGDGKEEGDIKIERF from the coding sequence ATGGATATAAATGAAATATTAAAGATCGCTGTGAAGCAGGGCGCCTCGGACATTCACCTCAAGGTGGGGCTGCCCCCGGTCTTTCGGATAGACGGCTCCCTTTTTCCATTGAAAAATACGAATCGGTCGACGCCGGATGATATCATCCGGGTGGCCGAGAGCATCATGAACAAAACACAGATGGAGCGCCTGAGAAATCTCAGCGATATCGACCTCGCGTACGGCGTTCCCGGTCTCGGCCGATTTCGGGTGAATGTGTTTCAGCAGCGGGGTACCCTGGGCGTCGTGCTCAGGTCCATCCCGGTAAAGATAAACACAATCATGGAAAACCTCCTGCCGAGGGTCCTCGAGAAAATATCCCTGGAACCCCGGGGGCTTATCCTGGTTACCGGCACCACCGGTTCCGGTAAGTCCACCACCCTGGCTTCCATGATAGACCATGTCAACACGAACCGGACGTGCCATATCATCACCATCGAGGATCCCATCGAGTTTCTCCATCGGGATAAAAAGAGCATCATCAATCAGCGGGAAATCGGGCTTGACACCCTCGATTTCGCCTCATCCCTCAAGAGCGCCCTGCGCCAGGACCCGGACGTCATCCTTGTGGGCGAGATGAGGGATTTCGAGACCATTGAAACGGCCCTGACGGCCGCGGAAACCGGCCATCTCGTTCTCAGCACCCTGCACACGGTCGACGCCACCGAGACCATCACCCGTATCATCTCGGTGTTTCCCCCCTATCAGCAGCAGCAGATACGCATCCAGCTTGCCGGCATCCTTAAGGGGGTTGTCTCCCAGAGATTGGTGCCCCGGGCCGACGGCAAGGGGCGGGTTCCGGCGGTGGAAGTCATGGTGTCCACGTCACTCATCCGCGAGTGCATCAGTGAAAAGGAAAAGACAAAGGAAATCCACGACGCCATCTCCCGGGGGTTTACCGTGCACGGCATGCAGACCTTCGACCAGTCGCTGATGTTCCTGTACAGAAAGGGGCTCATCACCTACGAAGAAGCCCTCAGGCAGAGCACGAACCCGGATGACTTCGCCCTCAGGGTGAAGGGTATCTCCTCCACCAGTGATTCCACCTGGGATCAGTTCGACCAGGAAGATATTCCGGAGAGCGATGACGGAGTGGAAGGGGACGGAAAAGAAGAAGGCGATATCAAGATCGAGCGGTTTTAA
- a CDS encoding septum formation initiator family protein: MTKTGRSLLITSAIISLVIIGFTIFGDRGLFSYLALKEQQREISNEVIVLEEENRELTEELIKLENPVYLERVIRSTLGMIRPGETVYIFPSE, encoded by the coding sequence ATGACCAAGACAGGACGATCCCTGCTGATCACCTCCGCAATCATATCGCTTGTAATCATCGGCTTTACGATCTTCGGTGATCGGGGTCTCTTTTCCTATCTCGCACTGAAGGAACAACAGCGTGAAATCAGCAACGAGGTTATCGTTCTGGAAGAAGAAAACAGGGAACTGACCGAGGAGCTGATCAAGCTTGAAAATCCGGTCTATCTCGAGCGGGTGATTCGCTCAACCCTGGGAATGATCAGGCCGGGCGAAACCGTTTATATTTTTCCATCCGAGTAG
- a CDS encoding tetratricopeptide repeat protein, with product MFCKTCGINIPNTTRRCTSCGSFFPQNLSEYTYTVVINSFADYEAKKKTAKYLASQSSSADLKTILSRLENLPVTVSKAASRQKAMELDRQFSRMGANLKFIPKISSPEEKRKLIEELKQPVSRSYLEEKPLEMPTSVKRLEAKASTFKVKWGYLIAFAFIIVFMLVLFVLPLFYKDFDYTPIDRQENGEPPASEPESEVPALPEVPDTTTPPVVPPTPETIEIEGRTTADDIVSGLMENPASPLNSEGVRLYNEEKYDEALSSFLAALTKNPNDTSSRHNVAVCYATRGWEAANASDYEQARTYFSSALLYDDTEPLIYKGLGYVIEKEGDYVSAESYYKKALTLDSSDAEVMLALGVVLYNQEKLEESLSYLTTYMEMNPTNEEVVSYVSKIERELEVEGSYEISEGEHFIFKYEGVSSKTVGHFLKITLEEIYITTGAKLGHYPSNKITVILYTDEDFYTATLTPDWSGGVYDGKIRIPVRGLEGNSEELTKVVTHEYTHAVVYEMTGGNCPVWLNEGLAQYFEGESVEKAHETTYTFVRTFEQDPPLMRYESSFMGFGESEVYQAYDMSLSATAFIIKKYGMTYIKTMLDDLGDGETMGEALEGNLYLSYGQFIDRWLKYVESSL from the coding sequence ATGTTTTGTAAAACCTGCGGCATAAACATCCCGAATACAACCCGCCGCTGCACCTCCTGCGGCTCCTTTTTTCCTCAAAACCTCAGCGAGTATACCTATACCGTCGTTATCAACTCGTTTGCTGATTACGAGGCGAAAAAGAAGACCGCCAAGTACCTGGCCTCCCAATCTTCATCGGCGGACCTCAAGACGATCCTCTCCCGCCTTGAAAACCTTCCGGTGACCGTGTCAAAGGCCGCGTCCCGTCAAAAGGCCATGGAGCTGGACCGTCAGTTCTCCCGCATGGGGGCGAACCTCAAGTTCATCCCGAAAATCTCCAGCCCCGAGGAGAAAAGGAAGCTCATCGAGGAGCTGAAACAGCCCGTCTCCCGCTCCTACCTGGAAGAGAAACCGCTGGAGATGCCGACGTCGGTAAAAAGGCTGGAGGCCAAGGCGAGTACATTCAAGGTCAAGTGGGGATATCTTATCGCCTTCGCCTTCATTATTGTCTTCATGCTTGTTCTTTTCGTCCTCCCCCTGTTTTATAAGGATTTTGATTATACACCCATCGACAGGCAGGAAAACGGAGAACCCCCCGCTTCCGAGCCGGAGTCGGAGGTTCCGGCCTTACCTGAAGTCCCCGACACGACGACACCGCCCGTTGTTCCACCGACGCCCGAAACCATCGAAATCGAAGGGAGAACAACCGCGGATGATATTGTATCAGGCCTGATGGAGAATCCGGCCTCGCCCCTGAACAGCGAGGGAGTACGGCTCTATAACGAAGAGAAGTATGACGAAGCCCTCTCTTCATTCCTTGCGGCATTGACCAAAAATCCGAATGACACTTCGTCCCGTCACAATGTGGCGGTCTGCTACGCCACGAGGGGATGGGAGGCGGCAAACGCATCCGATTACGAGCAGGCCCGGACCTATTTTTCCAGCGCTCTGTTGTACGATGACACCGAACCGCTTATATATAAAGGTCTGGGCTATGTCATCGAAAAGGAGGGGGATTATGTCTCGGCGGAATCATACTATAAAAAGGCCCTCACCCTCGATTCCTCCGATGCGGAGGTCATGCTGGCCCTCGGTGTTGTGTTGTACAATCAGGAAAAACTGGAGGAGTCTCTCTCATATCTCACCACGTATATGGAAATGAACCCGACGAATGAGGAGGTCGTTTCATACGTCTCGAAGATAGAGCGGGAGCTTGAGGTGGAGGGATCCTATGAGATCAGCGAGGGCGAACACTTCATCTTCAAGTACGAGGGCGTATCGTCCAAGACGGTCGGTCACTTCCTTAAAATCACCCTGGAAGAAATCTACATCACCACCGGAGCCAAGCTGGGACATTATCCATCGAACAAGATTACCGTCATTCTCTACACGGACGAGGACTTCTATACCGCCACCCTCACCCCGGACTGGTCCGGTGGCGTGTATGACGGCAAGATACGCATTCCGGTCAGGGGACTCGAGGGAAACTCCGAAGAGCTCACAAAAGTGGTCACCCACGAATACACCCACGCCGTCGTCTATGAGATGACGGGCGGCAACTGCCCCGTGTGGCTGAACGAGGGGCTGGCCCAGTACTTCGAGGGAGAATCGGTGGAAAAAGCCCACGAGACGACATATACATTCGTCCGCACCTTTGAGCAGGACCCGCCCCTGATGCGCTATGAATCCAGCTTTATGGGCTTCGGCGAATCCGAGGTGTACCAGGCGTACGACATGAGCCTGTCCGCCACGGCCTTCATCATCAAGAAATACGGCATGACATATATCAAAACCATGCTGGACGACCTGGGCGACGGGGAAACCATGGGAGAGGCCCTGGAGGGGAACCTCTATCTTTCCTACGGCCAGTTTATCGATCGCTGGCTCAAGTACGTCGAATCCAGCCTGTAA
- the thpR gene encoding RNA 2',3'-cyclic phosphodiesterase, with amino-acid sequence MATKRLFIAAEPPQHVVDGCRDVIEKLKGAGDGIRWVKPHGIHLTVKFFGNVDESRIPEISDAAGVLSGSGAIDLAVGGLGTFPGKKRPRVIWIGITGDLDRLVTARDMLDGALSGIGFPREDRPFRAHLTLGRVKERIPVALVSRLEQSRDISLGAMRVEGFSLIQSDLKPSGAVYTPLAFYSLT; translated from the coding sequence ATGGCAACGAAGAGGCTGTTCATAGCCGCCGAGCCGCCGCAGCATGTCGTCGACGGCTGCCGGGACGTTATCGAAAAGCTCAAGGGCGCGGGAGACGGCATCCGGTGGGTGAAACCCCACGGCATTCATTTGACGGTGAAGTTTTTCGGCAATGTGGATGAGTCCCGCATCCCCGAGATCAGTGACGCCGCAGGAGTTCTTTCGGGAAGCGGCGCCATAGACCTCGCGGTGGGGGGTCTGGGGACGTTTCCGGGGAAAAAGAGACCCCGGGTCATCTGGATCGGGATCACGGGCGATCTCGATCGGCTCGTCACGGCCAGGGATATGCTGGACGGTGCCCTCTCCGGGATCGGTTTCCCTCGGGAGGACAGGCCCTTCAGGGCGCACCTGACCCTGGGGAGGGTCAAGGAGCGCATCCCCGTCGCCCTGGTCTCGCGCCTTGAACAATCCCGGGACATCTCCCTGGGTGCGATGCGCGTTGAGGGATTCTCTCTCATACAGAGCGACCTGAAACCCTCCGGGGCGGTGTATACCCCCCTGGCGTTTTATTCGCTCACCTGA
- a CDS encoding competence/damage-inducible protein A → MRGEIVTIGNELLTGLVTDTNAAHIARELFAVGIDTAFLTTVGDIEEDIADALIRASGRARAVVVTGGLGPTPDDITSRAASRAFGKSQVLDPDAFEHIKARYLKRNMPIGPTAERQALVPRGARIIENPVGSAPGFMVEYQEALFFFIPGVPEEMAVITAQGVVPIIREKLTGHISSARKILKIFGLTETQVYERVRPVLSELGSVSVGFLPVYPENRISLISRSEVSPADAFDALDAAERLIRERLDEYIFGENDDSLEQIVGRLLGRAGMTIAVAESCTGGLLSQRITSIPGSSDYFIRGVVSYSNEAKSRYLGVEPGLIEDHGAVSDEVARAMATGVREGAAGGDPVDIGVAITGIAGPTGGSEQKPVGTVFVALAHEDGGCKTVTECKRYQFMGDRDRVRMISSQVVLEWVRRYMLSREESSTDSS, encoded by the coding sequence GTGAGGGGTGAGATCGTTACCATAGGAAATGAGCTGCTCACAGGCCTGGTGACGGATACCAACGCCGCGCACATTGCCCGGGAGCTTTTCGCCGTCGGCATCGATACCGCGTTTCTGACGACCGTGGGTGATATCGAGGAGGACATAGCCGACGCCCTGATTCGCGCCTCCGGGCGGGCGAGGGCCGTGGTGGTGACCGGCGGTCTGGGTCCCACGCCGGATGACATCACCTCCCGGGCGGCGTCCCGGGCCTTCGGCAAAAGCCAGGTGCTGGATCCGGACGCCTTTGAGCATATCAAGGCGCGGTATCTCAAGCGGAACATGCCGATAGGCCCCACGGCCGAGCGCCAGGCGCTGGTGCCCCGGGGCGCCCGCATTATCGAAAATCCGGTGGGGTCGGCCCCCGGATTTATGGTCGAATACCAAGAAGCGCTTTTCTTTTTCATCCCGGGGGTGCCCGAGGAGATGGCCGTCATAACGGCTCAGGGGGTGGTCCCGATCATTCGGGAAAAGCTGACGGGGCATATTTCCTCGGCCAGAAAGATACTCAAAATTTTCGGCCTGACCGAGACCCAGGTCTACGAGCGGGTCAGGCCGGTACTCTCGGAACTCGGCTCGGTTTCCGTCGGTTTTCTTCCGGTATACCCGGAAAACAGAATATCCCTGATATCCCGCTCGGAAGTGTCTCCGGCCGATGCCTTTGATGCACTTGACGCTGCGGAGCGGCTGATTCGGGAGAGGCTCGATGAGTACATTTTCGGTGAAAACGACGACTCCCTTGAGCAGATAGTGGGGAGGCTCCTTGGCCGGGCGGGGATGACTATCGCCGTGGCGGAATCGTGCACCGGGGGGCTACTCTCCCAGCGGATTACGAGTATCCCCGGGAGCTCCGATTACTTCATCCGGGGTGTTGTCAGTTACAGCAACGAGGCCAAGAGCAGATACCTGGGTGTGGAGCCTGGATTGATCGAGGACCACGGGGCCGTCAGCGACGAGGTGGCCCGGGCGATGGCCACGGGCGTCAGGGAGGGCGCCGCAGGAGGCGATCCGGTCGACATCGGCGTCGCCATCACCGGCATCGCCGGTCCCACGGGTGGGAGTGAACAGAAACCTGTAGGGACGGTCTTTGTGGCCCTGGCTCATGAAGACGGCGGGTGTAAAACCGTTACCGAGTGCAAGCGGTATCAGTTTATGGGAGATCGGGATCGGGTGCGCATGATATCCTCCCAGGTGGTGCTGGAGTGGGTTCGGCGATACATGCTGTCGAGGGAGGAATCATCGACGGATTCGTCATGA
- the recA gene encoding recombinase RecA, whose product MALDENKEKSLNLALSQIEKQYGKGAIMRLGDGPDAGEVAVISTGAVGLDIALGVGGVPRGRVVEIFGPEASGKTTLALHIVAEAQKKGGVAAFIDAEHALDVRYARALGINTDELLISQPDTGEQALEITDILVRSGSVDVLVIDSVAALVPRAEIEGEMGDSHMGLQARLMSQAMRKLTSSISKSKTVVVFINQIRMKIGVMFGSPETTTGGNALKFYSTVRLDIRRIGALKDGQEVVGNRTRVKVVKNKVSPPFREVEFDIIYGKGISKEGDLVDLAVEEGLIEKSGTWYSYGEERIGQGRENAKRFLMENSDIYDTIKEKILEKHGFTSRVDEKAV is encoded by the coding sequence ATGGCACTGGATGAAAACAAGGAAAAGTCACTGAATCTGGCGCTGTCGCAGATAGAAAAGCAGTACGGCAAGGGCGCCATCATGCGCCTCGGAGACGGCCCGGATGCGGGCGAGGTGGCGGTGATTTCCACCGGGGCCGTCGGGCTCGATATCGCTCTGGGCGTGGGGGGAGTGCCCCGGGGGAGGGTTGTGGAGATATTCGGCCCCGAGGCGTCGGGAAAGACCACCCTTGCCCTTCATATCGTCGCGGAGGCCCAGAAAAAGGGCGGCGTCGCGGCGTTTATCGACGCGGAACACGCCCTGGACGTCCGCTATGCCCGGGCGCTGGGCATCAATACCGACGAGCTGCTCATCTCACAGCCGGATACCGGAGAGCAGGCCCTTGAGATTACGGATATCCTGGTCAGGAGCGGGTCGGTGGATGTGCTGGTTATCGACTCGGTGGCGGCCCTGGTGCCCCGGGCCGAGATCGAGGGGGAGATGGGGGATTCTCATATGGGGCTTCAGGCCCGCCTGATGTCCCAGGCCATGCGAAAGCTCACGTCGTCCATTTCGAAGTCCAAAACCGTGGTCGTCTTCATCAATCAGATACGCATGAAGATCGGGGTGATGTTCGGAAGTCCCGAGACGACCACAGGCGGAAACGCACTGAAATTCTACTCCACCGTGAGGCTCGACATTCGGCGCATCGGCGCCCTCAAAGACGGACAGGAAGTGGTGGGAAACAGGACCCGTGTGAAGGTGGTCAAAAACAAGGTTTCGCCGCCGTTTCGTGAAGTGGAGTTCGACATCATATACGGCAAGGGCATCTCCAAGGAGGGAGACCTCGTGGACCTTGCGGTGGAAGAGGGACTGATTGAAAAGAGCGGCACCTGGTACTCCTACGGTGAAGAACGGATCGGACAGGGCAGGGAAAATGCCAAGCGTTTTTTAATGGAAAACAGTGATATATATGATACCATCAAAGAGAAGATACTCGAAAAACATGGATTCACCTCCCGAGTCGATGAAAAAGCGGTATAG
- a CDS encoding DUF2892 domain-containing protein — protein MKENVGTIDRLIRIAVGIVIIGLGAYYESWWGLIGVIPLATAALGRCGLYVPFGINTCKAKK, from the coding sequence ATGAAAGAAAACGTGGGAACCATAGATCGGCTCATCAGGATCGCCGTCGGCATCGTCATCATCGGCCTGGGCGCGTATTACGAAAGCTGGTGGGGATTGATCGGCGTCATCCCCCTGGCCACGGCGGCGCTTGGCAGGTGCGGACTCTACGTGCCCTTCGGGATCAACACCTGTAAGGCAAAAAAATAG